The proteins below are encoded in one region of Terriglobales bacterium:
- a CDS encoding response regulator transcription factor: MGNNPGKSPSAPAKPAESPALSEAGAGVIRVILADTQAIFRVGLRKIFALEDDLRVVGQAESLEQALVAVQKFPADILLLEDGIAPNLPEAITELTRRAPTVKIVILMDENDEAETLECFRRGARGIISRTVPPELLVKCVRKVQEGETWLDNRGINWIIEAYRSQAAQLTTARPRSALTEKELRIVSLVTQGLKNKEIAEQIGTTEQVVKNYLRKVYDKLGVSDRLELALYCVHHRLLQPAEAKEAAVAPEPPAAPAPERA, from the coding sequence ATGGGAAACAACCCAGGCAAGTCTCCCAGCGCTCCCGCCAAGCCGGCGGAAAGCCCGGCTTTAAGCGAGGCAGGGGCCGGCGTCATCCGCGTCATCCTGGCCGATACGCAGGCCATCTTCCGCGTCGGCCTGCGCAAGATCTTCGCCCTCGAAGACGATCTTCGGGTGGTGGGCCAGGCCGAATCCCTGGAGCAGGCCCTGGTCGCGGTGCAGAAGTTCCCCGCCGATATCCTGCTGCTGGAGGACGGCATCGCTCCCAACCTTCCGGAAGCCATCACGGAGCTCACGCGGCGCGCGCCCACCGTGAAGATCGTCATCCTCATGGACGAAAACGACGAGGCGGAAACCCTGGAGTGCTTCCGGCGCGGCGCCCGCGGCATCATCAGCCGCACCGTCCCGCCGGAACTGCTGGTCAAGTGCGTGCGCAAAGTGCAGGAAGGCGAAACCTGGCTGGATAACCGCGGCATCAACTGGATCATCGAAGCCTACCGCTCGCAGGCCGCGCAATTGACGACCGCGCGCCCGCGCAGCGCGCTCACAGAAAAAGAGCTGCGCATCGTCTCTCTCGTCACCCAGGGCCTGAAGAACAAGGAGATCGCTGAGCAGATCGGCACCACCGAGCAGGTGGTGAAAAACTACCTGCGCAAGGTGTACGACAAGCTGGGCGTCTCCGACCGCCTGGAGCTGGCCCTCTACTGCGTCCATCACCGCCTGCTGCAGCCCGCCGAGGCCAAGGAAGCGGCGGTCGCGCCCGAGCCGCCGGCCGCGCCCGCGCCGGAAAGAGCGTAA